A segment of the Brevibacterium zhoupengii genome:
GAATGGCGTAGAGGTCAAGATCGACGGCCAGGATGTCGCCGTCAAGGGACCGAAGGGCGAACTGTCCGTCACCATCGCCGAGCCGATCACCGTATCGCTCGAAGACGGCGTCGTGACAGTGGCCCGTCCGAACGAAGAGCGCGAATCGCGTTCGCTGCACGGACTGTCCCGCACGATGATCAACAACATGATCGTCGGTGTGACCGAGGGCTACTCCAAGGGTCTCGAAATCGTCGGCACCGGCTACCGCGTGCAGGCCAAGGGATCGAACCTCGAGTTCGCTCTGGGCTACAGCCACTCGATCACCGTCGAACCTGCAGAGGGAATCTCCTTCACAGTCGACGGACAGACCAAGCTGGCAGTTCACGGCATCGACAAGCAGCTGGTCGGAGAGACCGCTGCCAACATCCGTAAGCTGCGCAAGCCAGAGCCTTACAAAGGCAAGGGCGTGCGCTACGTCGGAGAAAATGTCCGACGCAAGGTCGGAAAGGCTGGTAAGTAGAGATGGCCTTTGGCAAAAAGGAAAGCTACGGCAAGGGCAGGG
Coding sequences within it:
- the rplF gene encoding 50S ribosomal protein L6 codes for the protein MSRIGKNPISVPNGVEVKIDGQDVAVKGPKGELSVTIAEPITVSLEDGVVTVARPNEERESRSLHGLSRTMINNMIVGVTEGYSKGLEIVGTGYRVQAKGSNLEFALGYSHSITVEPAEGISFTVDGQTKLAVHGIDKQLVGETAANIRKLRKPEPYKGKGVRYVGENVRRKVGKAGK